The Leclercia adecarboxylata genome has a segment encoding these proteins:
- the terW gene encoding tellurium resistance protein TerW, whose amino-acid sequence MQLNTRQARIFKLANLLGTGKPVSAADIITSLECSEPTLTRALKELRESYSAEIKYSKAGHSYHLVNPGQLDKKTLRRMNEALAQNAELKTGESTGKVVLDKDKKTAVSLSLRMRILRKIDRLAALSGSTRSEAVEKLALHSVDELIKEYSAKKS is encoded by the coding sequence ATGCAATTAAATACCAGACAGGCCCGGATTTTTAAGCTTGCCAACTTACTGGGCACCGGCAAGCCCGTTTCCGCTGCCGACATTATAACCAGTCTGGAATGCTCAGAGCCGACATTAACCCGGGCCCTCAAAGAGCTACGCGAGTCATATTCTGCGGAGATCAAATACAGCAAGGCAGGTCATTCCTACCATCTCGTTAATCCGGGCCAGCTGGATAAAAAGACCCTTCGCCGGATGAATGAAGCGCTCGCACAGAATGCTGAACTGAAAACCGGTGAGTCTACAGGGAAGGTCGTACTCGATAAGGATAAAAAAACAGCCGTGTCCTTATCGCTACGCATGCGGATCTTAAGAAAAATTGACCGTCTGGCTGCGCTGAGTGGCTCGACCCGAAGTGAAGCGGTAGAGAAGCTGGCTCTGCACTCCGTTGACGAACTGATAAAAGAATACAGCGCTAAAAAGTCCTGA
- a CDS encoding vWA domain-containing protein, translated as MRRLPVYLLLDTSGSMHGEPIEAVKNGVQTLLTTLKQDPYALETAHVSVITFDSSARQAVPLTDLLSFQMPALTASGTTSLGEALSLTASSIAKEVQKTTADTKGDWRPLVFLMTDGSPNDDWRKGLNDFKAARTGVVVACAAGHDADTSVLKEITEIVVQLDTADSSTIKAFFKWVSASISVGSQKVESSKKEVIGLEDLPPPPPEVNVVL; from the coding sequence TTGAGACGCTTACCCGTATATCTGCTACTCGACACGTCCGGCTCTATGCACGGAGAGCCTATCGAAGCGGTTAAAAATGGCGTTCAGACGCTGCTTACCACGCTGAAACAGGATCCGTATGCACTCGAAACGGCTCACGTGTCAGTGATCACCTTTGATTCTTCAGCCCGACAGGCAGTCCCCCTGACAGACCTCCTGAGTTTCCAGATGCCAGCACTAACAGCCAGCGGCACCACGTCTCTTGGCGAAGCGCTTTCCCTCACGGCCAGCTCCATTGCCAAAGAAGTACAGAAAACGACGGCTGACACTAAAGGTGACTGGCGTCCCCTTGTATTCCTGATGACGGATGGAAGTCCGAATGATGACTGGCGTAAAGGCCTGAATGACTTTAAAGCGGCCAGAACCGGCGTTGTTGTGGCATGTGCAGCCGGGCATGATGCCGATACCAGCGTCCTCAAAGAAATCACTGAAATCGTGGTTCAGCTCGATACAGCTGACAGTTCGACGATTAAAGCTTTCTTTAAATGGGTCAGTGCGAGCATTTCGGTAGGCAGTCAGAAAGTGGAGTCCAGCAAAAAAGAAGTGATCGGTCTTGAAGACCTGCCACCGCCGCCGCCAGAAGTAAATGTGGTCTTATAA
- a CDS encoding TerD family protein, whose product MSVSLSKGQGVSLKKNEYDLSSVTIGLGWDINEEKKGFLGGIFGKKEEEYDLDVIAFLCNSAGKVTDLGNVENGKPTLVNGDIIFFNSLRHKSGNIWLTGDNRTGAGDGDDEQIIVRLNSLDAQYEKIVFIVQIYNGEKLQQHFGKVQNAFIRAVDARNIEMARFDLSGGPAFASQRSMVFAELIREATGWKLRAIGEPSESDSFVSHLRNYM is encoded by the coding sequence ATGTCTGTCAGTCTGAGCAAAGGCCAGGGCGTAAGCCTGAAAAAAAATGAATACGATCTCTCGTCCGTTACTATCGGCCTCGGTTGGGATATTAATGAGGAAAAGAAAGGTTTTCTCGGCGGGATCTTTGGTAAAAAAGAAGAAGAATACGACCTTGATGTGATCGCTTTCCTGTGTAATTCAGCCGGAAAGGTGACCGATCTCGGCAATGTGGAAAATGGTAAACCAACGCTTGTGAATGGCGATATCATCTTTTTCAACAGCCTTCGCCATAAGTCAGGCAATATCTGGCTGACGGGCGATAACCGAACCGGAGCCGGTGACGGTGACGATGAGCAAATTATTGTGCGCCTGAATTCCCTTGACGCTCAGTACGAGAAAATTGTGTTCATCGTTCAGATCTACAATGGTGAAAAGCTCCAGCAGCACTTTGGTAAAGTTCAGAATGCCTTCATCCGGGCAGTAGATGCCCGTAATATTGAAATGGCACGATTCGATCTTTCTGGCGGACCCGCCTTCGCCAGCCAGCGCTCCATGGTCTTTGCCGAGCTGATACGCGAGGCTACAGGCTGGAAACTCAGGGCAATTGGTGAGCCTTCAGAATCAGATTCGTTTGTCTCGCACCTGAGGAATTACATGTGA
- a CDS encoding vWA domain-containing protein, producing the protein MRRLPVYLVIDTSGSMRGESIHSVNVGIQAMLSALRQDPYALESVHISIITYDNEAREFIPLTPLEDFQFSDIVVPSAGGTFTGAALECLMQCVERDVRRSDGDTKGDWRPLVFLMTDGTPSDALAYGEAVKAIRGRGFGSIIACAVGPKAGHEHLKQLTDKVVSLETLDSTAFAGFFKWVSASVSSGSTSAGINNGTDTLPPPPPEIQLVL; encoded by the coding sequence ATGCGCCGCCTGCCTGTTTACCTTGTTATCGACACATCCGGCTCGATGCGCGGTGAGTCAATCCATTCCGTTAACGTTGGAATTCAGGCGATGCTTAGCGCTCTTCGCCAGGATCCCTACGCCCTCGAAAGCGTTCATATCTCCATTATCACCTATGACAATGAGGCGCGTGAGTTCATTCCTCTCACGCCGCTGGAAGACTTCCAGTTTTCTGACATCGTTGTGCCAAGCGCAGGCGGGACGTTCACCGGTGCTGCCCTTGAATGTCTGATGCAGTGTGTTGAACGGGATGTACGTCGCTCAGATGGTGATACCAAAGGAGACTGGCGTCCTCTGGTATTCCTGATGACTGATGGAACCCCTTCTGATGCCCTGGCGTACGGTGAAGCGGTAAAAGCGATTCGCGGCCGGGGATTCGGATCCATCATTGCCTGCGCCGTTGGTCCTAAAGCAGGCCATGAGCACTTAAAACAGCTCACCGATAAGGTTGTGTCTCTGGAGACGCTAGATTCAACCGCGTTTGCAGGTTTCTTTAAATGGGTATCGGCCAGCGTGTCTTCCGGCAGCACAAGCGCGGGGATTAATAACGGAACTGATACCCTTCCCCCTCCTCCACCAGAAATCCAGCTGGTGCTCTGA
- a CDS encoding TerY-C metal binding domain-containing protein: MRRLPVFFVLDCSESMIGENLKKMTDGLQMIVGDLRKDPHALETAWVSVIAFAGVARTIVPLHEIASFYPPRLPVGGGTSLGAALRELTVQIDTQVRKTTHEAKGDWKPVVYLLTDGRPTDDTTAEVKRWKDHYASKVNLIAVGLGPSADLNILRQLTENVMLFTESQEGDFTRFIKWITASVTAHSRSVGDDKQPELSQTEYIVRLAKDEPVKAYDENCVTLTGRCSKTRRPYLMKYERPPARVSGLDFSLNLNSFNIAGCYPIDEDYFAWSDATATGLQVNTSELHGVPGCPHCGNASAFALCSCGKLLCIDGPDDVICPWCETGLSFSNDGGNTNFDVNRGRG, encoded by the coding sequence ATGAGACGCCTTCCCGTGTTTTTTGTCCTGGACTGTTCAGAGTCCATGATTGGTGAAAACCTGAAAAAAATGACTGATGGTCTGCAAATGATCGTCGGAGATTTAAGAAAGGATCCACACGCACTTGAAACAGCCTGGGTCTCGGTAATCGCATTTGCCGGTGTAGCCCGTACGATTGTACCTCTTCACGAAATTGCCTCGTTCTACCCTCCCCGCCTTCCCGTTGGCGGCGGTACGAGCCTTGGAGCTGCATTGCGTGAGCTGACCGTGCAAATTGATACCCAGGTCAGAAAAACCACTCATGAGGCTAAAGGCGACTGGAAACCCGTCGTGTATCTCCTTACCGACGGACGTCCGACTGACGACACAACCGCAGAAGTGAAGCGCTGGAAGGATCACTACGCGAGTAAAGTGAATCTCATTGCCGTTGGCCTGGGGCCGTCAGCGGACCTGAATATCCTGCGGCAACTGACAGAGAATGTCATGCTGTTCACCGAATCTCAGGAAGGGGACTTTACCCGCTTCATCAAATGGATCACGGCCTCGGTTACGGCGCACAGCCGCAGCGTCGGGGACGACAAACAACCTGAGCTCAGCCAGACTGAATACATAGTCCGGCTGGCCAAGGACGAGCCAGTAAAAGCGTACGACGAAAACTGCGTTACGCTTACCGGCCGTTGCAGCAAGACCCGTCGTCCGTACCTGATGAAGTATGAACGGCCACCAGCAAGGGTTTCCGGGCTCGATTTCAGTCTGAACCTGAACAGCTTTAATATTGCCGGATGCTATCCCATCGATGAGGACTATTTTGCGTGGTCAGATGCCACCGCTACCGGTTTGCAGGTAAATACCAGCGAACTGCATGGCGTACCGGGTTGCCCCCACTGCGGTAATGCCAGTGCGTTTGCCCTGTGCTCATGCGGAAAGTTGCTGTGTATTGACGGCCCGGATGACGTGATCTGCCCGTGGTGTGAAACAGGCCTGTCATTCAGCAATGATGGCGGAAACACTAACTTCGACGTAAACAGAGGGAGAGGTTGA
- a CDS encoding PP2C family serine/threonine-protein phosphatase: MSQNALLEEKIIRLVLSELGHPVEGERLLLLSQDPSLTEEIMRLKERIESLAQGLSARVSEGDNDAEIAASSASSLSDQQQTVVSVADNPGIDATDTSALQPLPENEPHPPFWKLMPYYEFDKPAQREDENLSSLVLKPGQIPTGQQRASLAVPPAVPPRAKITIPNARAGERFSSPVAIVLGEGQQATVRDVVFPRNIGLSFDKEQELLTGTPTESGDIELSVIWSCTSHDECETKQLFIINPDPRSLWKVVEPPADAPYPKSHLDAAGLVRGDIRIAAASRRGRSHEHAGSFRDDDFYINHCQETGWSVMLVADGAGSAVNSREGSRIAVKTAGDYLLNQLSGVKGVHLKQHITAWEGSDQQATINAMLHHFKQAATLAVNSIQNEAICAEQPVKSYSTTLLATVALRTDNELFATAFWLGDGAIGAYSPSGKVRILGNPDSGEYAGQTRFLDQSIIADPSFSGRISVGKWNDVSHLILMTDGVSDPLFETDNGLRSDEKWTRLVDELNPVLTDASIAPERLGDWLNFFSTGNHDDRTIAVLW, translated from the coding sequence ATGTCGCAAAATGCTTTACTTGAAGAGAAGATTATCCGCTTAGTTCTGTCTGAGCTGGGCCACCCTGTTGAAGGTGAGCGGCTTTTACTTCTATCGCAGGACCCATCCCTTACCGAAGAAATTATGCGGCTTAAAGAGCGGATTGAGAGCCTTGCACAGGGTTTATCTGCGCGGGTTAGCGAAGGTGATAACGACGCAGAGATTGCCGCCTCGTCAGCATCCAGTCTTTCCGATCAGCAACAAACGGTCGTAAGTGTTGCTGATAACCCGGGCATTGACGCTACCGATACATCAGCACTGCAACCCCTGCCAGAAAATGAGCCTCATCCTCCGTTCTGGAAGCTGATGCCTTATTACGAATTTGATAAACCAGCACAGAGGGAAGACGAAAACCTGTCTTCCCTGGTATTAAAACCCGGGCAGATACCGACAGGCCAGCAGCGGGCCAGCTTAGCTGTGCCACCTGCCGTTCCCCCGAGAGCTAAAATAACGATCCCCAACGCCCGCGCAGGCGAACGTTTCTCTTCGCCGGTTGCTATCGTTCTGGGTGAGGGCCAGCAGGCTACTGTCAGGGACGTTGTCTTTCCCCGGAACATTGGCCTGTCTTTTGACAAAGAACAGGAGTTGCTGACAGGTACTCCCACCGAAAGCGGCGATATAGAGCTTTCAGTAATCTGGTCATGCACGTCGCACGACGAATGTGAAACAAAACAGCTATTTATAATCAATCCCGATCCGAGAAGCCTGTGGAAGGTGGTAGAGCCACCAGCAGACGCTCCCTACCCTAAGTCCCATCTGGACGCTGCTGGCCTGGTCAGGGGTGATATACGTATTGCTGCCGCCAGTCGCCGGGGACGCTCTCATGAGCATGCCGGAAGCTTCAGAGATGACGACTTCTACATCAACCACTGCCAGGAAACAGGATGGTCTGTCATGCTGGTCGCAGACGGAGCCGGTAGTGCGGTAAATTCCCGGGAAGGCTCCCGGATTGCAGTCAAAACGGCTGGCGATTACCTTTTAAATCAGCTCAGTGGTGTGAAAGGCGTCCATTTAAAGCAGCACATCACGGCGTGGGAAGGGAGCGATCAGCAGGCAACAATAAACGCCATGCTTCATCATTTTAAACAGGCAGCTACGCTCGCGGTCAACAGTATCCAGAACGAAGCCATTTGTGCAGAACAACCTGTGAAATCCTATTCAACAACCCTTCTGGCAACTGTAGCGCTACGAACTGATAACGAGCTGTTTGCGACTGCATTCTGGCTTGGTGATGGTGCGATAGGTGCATACAGCCCTTCCGGTAAAGTCAGGATACTGGGAAATCCCGATAGCGGAGAATACGCAGGACAAACCCGTTTCCTTGACCAGAGCATTATCGCAGACCCCTCGTTTAGCGGCCGCATCAGCGTGGGTAAATGGAATGATGTATCTCACTTGATCCTCATGACAGACGGCGTCTCAGACCCTCTGTTTGAGACGGATAATGGGCTTCGCAGTGACGAAAAATGGACCCGTCTCGTTGATGAGCTCAACCCTGTCCTTACAGACGCCAGTATTGCGCCTGAGAGGTTAGGCGACTGGCTTAACTTTTTCTCCACAGGGAACCATGATGACCGCACTATTGCGGTGTTGTGGTAA
- a CDS encoding Hha/YmoA family nucleoid-associated regulatory protein has product MSDTKQSYLMKFRKCSSFETLEKVFERLCEKNSGVASLEISGAYDHRKAELTMKKLYDKVPASVWTFVRE; this is encoded by the coding sequence ATGTCTGACACAAAGCAGTCTTATTTAATGAAATTCCGTAAGTGTAGTTCGTTCGAAACGCTCGAAAAAGTATTTGAAAGGTTATGTGAAAAAAACTCGGGTGTCGCCTCTCTTGAAATTTCTGGTGCTTATGATCATCGTAAAGCTGAACTGACAATGAAAAAGTTATATGACAAAGTTCCTGCGAGTGTGTGGACCTTTGTTCGCGAGTAA
- a CDS encoding tyrosine-type recombinase/integrase: MKNQSVIRQFSESELHQQLETFGNHDKQLSRLIRYFSHLRYNTAKTYLHWLRVWNEWYQANARLHTDWPVSSLPVSEEALLAFMGHLEGKLSRSSINSCLQALNSIHKKGLNLPGIITSEAWYMLEALKQSEARKRKTTKQATPFLIGDLKALIKLRSTTNSVRKLRDLCLIWTGFETLLRSSEIRRIRLKDLSLDSMTGEFNLTVYRTKTNISTLLTYRLTRQLTNCLLRLMNLVKMDQHSHPDEYLFQAVNFHDTGYMPPGWKLRSKGNELSELLKRHNLPYRAKQSLLNDEDEEDTVDDAGMLSKNSLLRAFKEMWNELYPNETKTRYWTGHSVRVGGAIQLDIEGYSLPQIMEMGNWSNEEMVMRYIRNIEAGKKAMIKLMRNAFDE, from the coding sequence ATGAAGAATCAATCAGTGATCAGACAGTTTTCGGAAAGCGAATTGCATCAGCAGCTGGAAACGTTCGGCAACCATGATAAACAGCTTTCACGCTTGATCCGTTACTTTTCCCATCTGAGATACAACACAGCTAAAACCTATCTGCACTGGCTACGAGTATGGAACGAATGGTATCAGGCGAATGCCCGGTTGCATACAGACTGGCCAGTAAGTTCGCTCCCCGTGTCTGAGGAAGCTCTGCTGGCGTTTATGGGGCATCTTGAAGGCAAATTGTCACGAAGCAGCATAAACAGCTGTCTTCAGGCCTTAAACAGTATCCATAAAAAAGGGCTTAACCTGCCCGGGATTATTACGTCTGAAGCATGGTACATGCTGGAAGCCTTAAAACAATCGGAAGCCCGGAAGCGAAAGACGACTAAACAGGCAACTCCCTTTCTTATTGGCGATCTCAAGGCTCTGATAAAGTTACGCAGTACTACAAACTCAGTTCGTAAGCTTCGTGACCTGTGCCTGATCTGGACAGGCTTTGAAACACTGCTCCGTTCATCCGAAATTCGCCGTATACGTCTGAAAGATCTGTCTCTGGATAGTATGACCGGTGAATTTAACCTGACGGTATACCGTACAAAAACGAACATCAGTACACTTCTTACCTACCGGCTGACACGTCAGTTAACTAACTGCCTCTTGAGATTGATGAACCTTGTGAAAATGGATCAGCACAGTCATCCGGATGAATACCTTTTCCAGGCCGTAAATTTCCATGATACAGGCTATATGCCACCCGGCTGGAAGCTTCGGAGTAAAGGGAATGAGCTATCTGAGCTTCTTAAACGGCATAACCTGCCCTACCGTGCTAAACAAAGTCTTCTGAACGATGAAGATGAGGAAGACACTGTGGACGATGCCGGTATGCTCAGCAAAAATTCCCTTTTACGGGCATTTAAAGAAATGTGGAATGAGCTTTATCCAAATGAGACTAAAACCCGTTACTGGACAGGGCACAGCGTTCGTGTAGGCGGTGCGATACAGCTGGATATTGAAGGTTACTCGCTACCACAGATTATGGAAATGGGGAACTGGTCGAATGAAGAAATGGTTATGCGCTACATTCGCAATATTGAAGCTGGTAAAAAAGCCATGATCAAGCTTATGCGAAATGCCTTTGATGAATAG
- a CDS encoding DNA replication terminus site-binding protein, which yields MSYDDLPYFRDQILERIDSLKCFLSNTPPMMANLMTVSTVSRTEERLKQVKPIRVSIKDDASVEEIIQALTDICVDDIESLSHDSTKVTTKYPGLIIVPERADLLESLITSINEAKNDFAAAMRRIDNKKNVRFDKVHKKLPGLVAMHSTRNILFIKSQLKKVTFSWRLNRNQEVKTAEQLVSLLERRRASEVKNVATTNLNVVSNIDKALHRLEFHPLKQGESYRLCRTNSFPVPIAHIFAFRPEGQERNGNKYAETDYSVVKASLPIFAAGNIPQLKTLSDWAPENSQGPSNQRKLSLKYTELVPGAELGIFIVSPEN from the coding sequence ATGAGTTATGACGATTTGCCCTATTTTCGTGACCAGATTCTGGAACGCATCGACTCGCTCAAGTGTTTTCTTTCGAACACCCCCCCGATGATGGCAAACCTGATGACTGTCTCCACCGTATCTAGAACAGAAGAGCGCTTGAAGCAGGTTAAACCCATCAGGGTTAGTATTAAAGACGATGCTTCGGTTGAGGAAATTATTCAGGCACTTACTGACATCTGTGTGGATGACATAGAGTCATTAAGTCATGATTCCACCAAAGTAACCACTAAATACCCGGGTCTAATCATTGTCCCCGAAAGAGCAGATCTTCTCGAAAGCTTGATCACTTCTATAAACGAAGCAAAAAATGATTTTGCTGCGGCAATGAGGCGTATCGATAATAAAAAGAATGTCCGTTTTGATAAAGTGCACAAGAAGCTCCCGGGCCTTGTCGCTATGCACTCAACAAGAAATATCCTTTTCATCAAGTCCCAGCTTAAAAAAGTTACTTTTTCATGGCGGCTAAACCGAAACCAGGAAGTTAAAACAGCAGAGCAACTTGTGAGTTTGTTGGAGCGCAGGAGAGCCTCAGAAGTAAAAAATGTAGCAACTACCAATTTGAATGTCGTGTCTAATATCGATAAGGCTTTACACCGTCTTGAATTTCACCCACTGAAGCAGGGCGAATCTTATCGCCTTTGTCGAACTAACTCTTTCCCTGTTCCGATTGCTCACATTTTTGCATTTAGGCCTGAAGGGCAGGAACGAAACGGGAATAAATATGCTGAGACTGATTATTCAGTAGTAAAAGCATCCTTGCCCATTTTCGCAGCAGGCAACATACCTCAATTAAAAACGCTCTCTGACTGGGCTCCTGAAAACAGCCAGGGTCCGTCCAACCAACGGAAGCTGAGCCTGAAATATACAGAACTCGTGCCGGGGGCTGAGCTGGGCATTTTCATTGTCAGCCCCGAAAATTAA
- a CDS encoding IS3 family transposase (programmed frameshift), with amino-acid sequence MKKSRFTDSQIMTILKQAEAGTPVPELCREHGFSSASFYKWRSKFGGMDASLMARLKELEDENRRLKKMYAEERLKAEVIQEAMFKKVVRPSQRRQMARHAVSTQQISIRLACQIFSVSETCYRYLPRLSVENQRIAGWLLRITGSQRNWGFGLCFLYLRNVKGFRWNHKRVYRIYCELSLNMRIKPKKRLKRDKPEPLAVPEYSNECWSMDFMHDQLSDGRSVRLLNIIDDFNREALAIEVDFSLPSSRVKRTLEQIIEWRGKPAAIRCDNGPEYTSHELINWAEDNGIKLNFIQPGNPQQNAYIERYNRTVRYDWLGQYLFCSLDELQRYATEWQWFYNHERPNMALGGYTPRQHELRTA; translated from the exons ATGAAAAAATCACGTTTCACCGACAGCCAAATCATGACCATTCTGAAACAGGCTGAAGCCGGAACACCGGTCCCTGAGCTGTGCCGGGAACATGGCTTCAGCAGCGCCAGCTTCTATAAATGGCGGTCAAAGTTTGGCGGGATGGATGCCTCTCTGATGGCGCGTCTCAAAGAACTGGAAGATGAAAATCGGCGTCTTAAGAAAATGTATGCCGAAGAGCGACTTAAAGCTGAAGTTATTCAGGAAGCTATGT TCAAAAAAGTGGTGAGGCCATCTCAACGCCGACAGATGGCCAGACACGCCGTCAGCACGCAGCAAATCAGTATCCGCCTGGCCTGCCAGATTTTTTCTGTCAGTGAAACGTGCTATCGATATCTGCCACGTCTTTCTGTAGAAAATCAGCGTATTGCTGGCTGGCTACTGCGCATTACAGGCAGCCAGCGGAACTGGGGTTTTGGTTTGTGCTTTTTGTACCTGCGTAATGTGAAAGGTTTTCGCTGGAACCATAAACGCGTTTATCGAATTTACTGCGAATTATCACTGAATATGCGGATCAAACCTAAAAAGAGGCTGAAGCGTGATAAGCCAGAGCCGCTTGCGGTGCCGGAATACAGCAACGAATGCTGGTCAATGGACTTCATGCATGATCAGCTTTCAGATGGCCGTTCAGTTCGGCTTTTGAACATTATTGATGACTTCAACCGGGAAGCCCTGGCAATAGAAGTGGACTTCTCGCTGCCGTCCAGTCGGGTAAAACGCACACTTGAGCAGATCATTGAATGGCGAGGTAAACCCGCCGCAATCAGATGTGACAACGGCCCGGAATACACGAGCCACGAATTAATAAACTGGGCGGAGGATAACGGAATAAAACTCAACTTTATTCAGCCGGGAAATCCGCAACAAAACGCTTATATTGAGCGCTATAACCGGACAGTGCGTTATGACTGGCTGGGGCAGTATTTATTTTGTTCGCTGGATGAATTACAACGCTACGCGACAGAATGGCAGTGGTTTTATAATCACGAAAGGCCGAATATGGCACTGGGTGGTTATACGCCAAGACAACATGAGCTGCGCACAGCCTAA